The following coding sequences lie in one Sorghum bicolor cultivar BTx623 chromosome 6, Sorghum_bicolor_NCBIv3, whole genome shotgun sequence genomic window:
- the LOC8066854 gene encoding G-type lectin S-receptor-like serine/threonine-protein kinase At4g27290 isoform X3: MDMAALLLLPIFVFIITSPCQSESDDTLTQAKPLYPGDTLVSRNGVFALGFFSPSNSNESLYLGIWYQYNGTRDVTVWVANRDNPVTTSAKLAITNDQQLALLSDSGRALWTTTTTAAAAATTTTGVVAVLLNSGNFVLRSANGGGTAIWWQSFDHPSATILPTMKVLLSYKGIVNTSIVACKSPGDMSPGDFSGSIDPSSNLQFFVWNSGRPYYRISFFDDVSVFSFGGGATSAVVHPSVINTGDEVYYTYNVNVSHHGSPLTRVLLKHDGSMSLLTRQNSNTTSSQWTPSFERPGPGCDLYASCGAFGYCDHTEAVPSCRCLDGFEPIDGLDISRGCRRNDALECGGGEDRFVTLPGMTVPDKFLQIGNTTLEQCAAECSANCSCTAYAYVNVSSAGALVDTSMRCLLWTGDLVDTGKASAASSGQNLYLRLARSHGKRQKKKTERRKMLEYLRSTDEAGENLESPFISFEDIVAATDNFADSNELGKGGFGKVYKGVLQGTKEVAVKRLSKGSGQGTEEFRNEAVLIANLQHKNLVKLIGCCVHQDEKLLVYEYLPNKSLDYFIFDSARKHVLPWPIRCKIMQGIARGILYLHQDSRLTIIHRDLKASNVLLDKEMNPKISDFGMARIFSGNELEANTNRLVGTYGYMSPEYVMEGAFSVKSDTYSFGVLLLEMVSGLKISSPHRIEGFSNLIEYAWNLWRDGNIEDFVDSSLMESCSLDEVARCIHIGLLCVQNSPNCRPLMSEVVFMLENKTTALPSPKKPMCFACRDSQPEKAGDNKELSINGMSLTTLGGR; the protein is encoded by the exons ATGGACATGGCCGCCCTCCTTCTTCTTCCCATTTTCGTCTTCATCATCACTTCACCCTGCCAATCGGAATCGGATGACACGCTCACACAAGCAAAGCCACTCTACCCCGGAGACACGCTCGTCTCCAGGAACGGTGTGTTCGCTCTTGGCTTCTTCTCCCCTTCCAACTCCAACGAGAGCTTGTACCTCGGGATCTGGTACCAGTACAACGGCACTCGTGATGTCACTGTGTGGGTCGCTAATCGCGACAACCCGGTCACCACCTCTGCGAAGCTCGCCATCACCAACGACCAACAGCTCGCGCTGCTGTCCGACTCCGGCCGTGCTCtatggacgacgacgacgacggcggcggcggcggccaccaccaccaccggagTTGTCGCGGTGCTACTCAACTCTGGAAACTTTGTCCTCCGGTCAGCCAACGGCGGCGGCACCGCCATATGGTGGCAAAGCTTCGACCACCCATCCGCCACCATCCTCCCGACGATGAAGGTTTTGCTCAGCTACAAGGGAATCGTGAACACGAGCATAGTCGCTTGCAAGAGCCCCGGCGACATGTCCCCCGGGGACTTCTCCGGCAGCATCGATCCCAGCTCAAACCTCCAGTTCTTCGTTTGGAACAGCGGCCGGCCCTACTACCGCATCAGTTTTTTCGACGACGTCTCAGTGTTCAgcttcggcggcggcgctaCCTCCGCCGTCGTGCACCCGTCGGTGATCAACACAGGTGACGAGGTCTACTACACGTACAACGTCAACGTCTCCCACCACGGCTCACCGTTGACGCGTGTTTTGCTCAAGCACGACGGCAGCATGAGCCTCCTGACCCGGCAGAACAGCAACACTACGTCCTCACAGTGGACACCCAGCTTTGAGCGTCCCGGCCCTGGCTGCGACCTCTACGCGTCGTGCGGCGCGTTCGGCTACTGCGACCACACAGAGGCTGTGCCAAGCTGCCGGTGCCTCGATGGGTTCGAGCCCATCGACGGCCTCGACATTTCCAGGGGATGCCGGAGGAACGACGCGCTGGAGTGCGGCGGAGGGGAGGACCGTTTCGTGACTTTGCCCGGGATGACGGTTCCCGATAAGTTCTTGCAGATCGGCAACACAACCTTGGAGCAGTGCGCCGCCGAGTGCAGCGCGAACTGCTCTTGCACGGCGTATGCTTACGTCAACGTGAGCAGCGCCGGCGCTTTGGTCGACACGTCGATGAGGTGCCTGCTTTGGACGGGAGATCTCGTCGACACAGGGAAAGCATCAGCTGCCAGCTCTGGTCAGAACCTGTACCTCCGGCTTGCCAGATCTCATG GCAAACGGCAAAAGAAGAAAACAGAGAGGAGAAAGATGCTAGAGTATTTGAGGTCTACGGATGAAGCTGGGGAAAATTTGGAGTCTCCATTTATTAGCTTTGAAGACATTGTCGCAGCAACTGACAATTTCGCGGACTCCAATGAGCTTGGGAAGGGAGGATTTGGCAAGGTTTACAAG GGAGTGTTGCAAGGTACCAAGGAAGTAGCTGTCAAAAGACTTAGCAAGGGTTCAGGACAAGGCACAGAGGAGTTTCGAAATGAAGCAGTCTTGATTGCAAATTTGCAACACAAGAACCTAGTTAAGCTTATTGGTTGTTGCGTTCACCAAGATGAGAAGCTGTTGGTTTATGAATACTTGCCCAACAAGAGCTTGGATTACTTCATTTTTG ACTCTGCAAGAAAGCACGTGCTTCCATGGCCAATAAGGTGTAAGATAATGCAAGGGATAGCTAGAGGAATTTTGTATCTGCATCAGGATTCAAGATTAACAATAATCCATAGAGATCTCAAGGCAAGCAACGTCTTGTTGGATAAGGAGATGAACCCCAAGATATCAGATTTTGGTATGGCAAGGATATTCAGTGGCAACGAGCTTGAAGCAAATACTAATCGTCTTGTTGGGACATA TGGTTACATGTCCCCTGAGTATGTGATGGAAGGCGCCTTTTCAGTTAAGTCAGACACCTACAGCTTTGGTGTTTTATTGTTGGAGATGGTTAGTGGACTAAAGATCAGCTCACCACATCGCATCGAGGGTTTTTCTAACCTCATAGAATAT GCATGGAATTTATGGAGAGATGGCAACATAGAAGACTTTGTTGACTCATCTCTTATGGAGAGTTGCTCCCTCGACGAAGTTGCAAGATGCATCCATATAGGACTGTTGTGTGTTCAAAACAGCCCGAATTGTAGGCCACTCATGTCAgaagttgtgtttatgttggagAACAAAACCACGGCACTCCCATCACCAAAAAAACCCATGTGTTTCGCATGTAGGGATTCCCAACCTGAAAAGGCCGGCGACAACAAGGAATTGTCCATTAATGGCATGAGCCTCACAACGCTAGGGGGGCGCTAG
- the LOC8066854 gene encoding G-type lectin S-receptor-like serine/threonine-protein kinase At4g27290 isoform X2, whose translation MDMAALLLLPIFVFIITSPCQSESDDTLTQAKPLYPGDTLVSRNGVFALGFFSPSNSNESLYLGIWYQYNGTRDVTVWVANRDNPVTTSAKLAITNDQQLALLSDSGRALWTTTTTAAAAATTTTGVVAVLLNSGNFVLRSANGGGTAIWWQSFDHPSATILPTMKVLLSYKGIVNTSIVACKSPGDMSPGDFSGSIDPSSNLQFFVWNSGRPYYRISFFDDVSVFSFGGGATSAVVHPSVINTGDEVYYTYNVNVSHHGSPLTRVLLKHDGSMSLLTRQNSNTTSSQWTPSFERPGPGCDLYASCGAFGYCDHTEAVPSCRCLDGFEPIDGLDISRGCRRNDALECGGGEDRFVTLPGMTVPDKFLQIGNTTLEQCAAECSANCSCTAYAYVNVSSAGALVDTSMRCLLWTGDLVDTGKASAASSGQNLYLRLARSHVQHKRISLKFLLPIIACLLLLASIAFFLTCKYRGKRQKKKTERRKMLEYLRSTDEAGENLESPFISFEDIVAATDNFADSNELGKGGFGKVYKGVLQGTKEVAVKRLSKGSGQGTEEFRNEAVLIANLQHKNLVKLIGCCVHQDEKLLVYEYLPNKSLDYFIFDSARKHVLPWPIRCKIMQGIARGILYLHQDSRLTIIHRDLKASNVLLDKEMNPKISDFGMARIFSGNELEANTNRLVGTYGYMSPEYVMEGAFSVKSDTYSFGVLLLEMVSGLKISSPHRIEGFSNLIEYAWNLWRDGNIEDFVDSSLMESCSLDEVARCIHIGLLCVQNSPNCRPLMSEVVFMLENKTTALPSPKKPMCFACRDSQPEKAGDNKELSINGMSLTTLGGR comes from the exons ATGGACATGGCCGCCCTCCTTCTTCTTCCCATTTTCGTCTTCATCATCACTTCACCCTGCCAATCGGAATCGGATGACACGCTCACACAAGCAAAGCCACTCTACCCCGGAGACACGCTCGTCTCCAGGAACGGTGTGTTCGCTCTTGGCTTCTTCTCCCCTTCCAACTCCAACGAGAGCTTGTACCTCGGGATCTGGTACCAGTACAACGGCACTCGTGATGTCACTGTGTGGGTCGCTAATCGCGACAACCCGGTCACCACCTCTGCGAAGCTCGCCATCACCAACGACCAACAGCTCGCGCTGCTGTCCGACTCCGGCCGTGCTCtatggacgacgacgacgacggcggcggcggcggccaccaccaccaccggagTTGTCGCGGTGCTACTCAACTCTGGAAACTTTGTCCTCCGGTCAGCCAACGGCGGCGGCACCGCCATATGGTGGCAAAGCTTCGACCACCCATCCGCCACCATCCTCCCGACGATGAAGGTTTTGCTCAGCTACAAGGGAATCGTGAACACGAGCATAGTCGCTTGCAAGAGCCCCGGCGACATGTCCCCCGGGGACTTCTCCGGCAGCATCGATCCCAGCTCAAACCTCCAGTTCTTCGTTTGGAACAGCGGCCGGCCCTACTACCGCATCAGTTTTTTCGACGACGTCTCAGTGTTCAgcttcggcggcggcgctaCCTCCGCCGTCGTGCACCCGTCGGTGATCAACACAGGTGACGAGGTCTACTACACGTACAACGTCAACGTCTCCCACCACGGCTCACCGTTGACGCGTGTTTTGCTCAAGCACGACGGCAGCATGAGCCTCCTGACCCGGCAGAACAGCAACACTACGTCCTCACAGTGGACACCCAGCTTTGAGCGTCCCGGCCCTGGCTGCGACCTCTACGCGTCGTGCGGCGCGTTCGGCTACTGCGACCACACAGAGGCTGTGCCAAGCTGCCGGTGCCTCGATGGGTTCGAGCCCATCGACGGCCTCGACATTTCCAGGGGATGCCGGAGGAACGACGCGCTGGAGTGCGGCGGAGGGGAGGACCGTTTCGTGACTTTGCCCGGGATGACGGTTCCCGATAAGTTCTTGCAGATCGGCAACACAACCTTGGAGCAGTGCGCCGCCGAGTGCAGCGCGAACTGCTCTTGCACGGCGTATGCTTACGTCAACGTGAGCAGCGCCGGCGCTTTGGTCGACACGTCGATGAGGTGCCTGCTTTGGACGGGAGATCTCGTCGACACAGGGAAAGCATCAGCTGCCAGCTCTGGTCAGAACCTGTACCTCCGGCTTGCCAGATCTCATG TTCAACACAAGAGAATCTCACTAAAATTTTTGCTTCCGATCATAGCATGCCTGCTGCTTCTTGCATCCATAGCTTTCTTCTTGACATGCAAATACAGAG GCAAACGGCAAAAGAAGAAAACAGAGAGGAGAAAGATGCTAGAGTATTTGAGGTCTACGGATGAAGCTGGGGAAAATTTGGAGTCTCCATTTATTAGCTTTGAAGACATTGTCGCAGCAACTGACAATTTCGCGGACTCCAATGAGCTTGGGAAGGGAGGATTTGGCAAGGTTTACAAG GGAGTGTTGCAAGGTACCAAGGAAGTAGCTGTCAAAAGACTTAGCAAGGGTTCAGGACAAGGCACAGAGGAGTTTCGAAATGAAGCAGTCTTGATTGCAAATTTGCAACACAAGAACCTAGTTAAGCTTATTGGTTGTTGCGTTCACCAAGATGAGAAGCTGTTGGTTTATGAATACTTGCCCAACAAGAGCTTGGATTACTTCATTTTTG ACTCTGCAAGAAAGCACGTGCTTCCATGGCCAATAAGGTGTAAGATAATGCAAGGGATAGCTAGAGGAATTTTGTATCTGCATCAGGATTCAAGATTAACAATAATCCATAGAGATCTCAAGGCAAGCAACGTCTTGTTGGATAAGGAGATGAACCCCAAGATATCAGATTTTGGTATGGCAAGGATATTCAGTGGCAACGAGCTTGAAGCAAATACTAATCGTCTTGTTGGGACATA TGGTTACATGTCCCCTGAGTATGTGATGGAAGGCGCCTTTTCAGTTAAGTCAGACACCTACAGCTTTGGTGTTTTATTGTTGGAGATGGTTAGTGGACTAAAGATCAGCTCACCACATCGCATCGAGGGTTTTTCTAACCTCATAGAATAT GCATGGAATTTATGGAGAGATGGCAACATAGAAGACTTTGTTGACTCATCTCTTATGGAGAGTTGCTCCCTCGACGAAGTTGCAAGATGCATCCATATAGGACTGTTGTGTGTTCAAAACAGCCCGAATTGTAGGCCACTCATGTCAgaagttgtgtttatgttggagAACAAAACCACGGCACTCCCATCACCAAAAAAACCCATGTGTTTCGCATGTAGGGATTCCCAACCTGAAAAGGCCGGCGACAACAAGGAATTGTCCATTAATGGCATGAGCCTCACAACGCTAGGGGGGCGCTAG
- the LOC8066854 gene encoding G-type lectin S-receptor-like serine/threonine-protein kinase At4g27290 isoform X1, translating into MDMAALLLLPIFVFIITSPCQSESDDTLTQAKPLYPGDTLVSRNGVFALGFFSPSNSNESLYLGIWYQYNGTRDVTVWVANRDNPVTTSAKLAITNDQQLALLSDSGRALWTTTTTAAAAATTTTGVVAVLLNSGNFVLRSANGGGTAIWWQSFDHPSATILPTMKVLLSYKGIVNTSIVACKSPGDMSPGDFSGSIDPSSNLQFFVWNSGRPYYRISFFDDVSVFSFGGGATSAVVHPSVINTGDEVYYTYNVNVSHHGSPLTRVLLKHDGSMSLLTRQNSNTTSSQWTPSFERPGPGCDLYASCGAFGYCDHTEAVPSCRCLDGFEPIDGLDISRGCRRNDALECGGGEDRFVTLPGMTVPDKFLQIGNTTLEQCAAECSANCSCTAYAYVNVSSAGALVDTSMRCLLWTGDLVDTGKASAASSGQNLYLRLARSHVQHKRISLKFLLPIIACLLLLASIAFFLTCKYRAGKRQKKKTERRKMLEYLRSTDEAGENLESPFISFEDIVAATDNFADSNELGKGGFGKVYKGVLQGTKEVAVKRLSKGSGQGTEEFRNEAVLIANLQHKNLVKLIGCCVHQDEKLLVYEYLPNKSLDYFIFDSARKHVLPWPIRCKIMQGIARGILYLHQDSRLTIIHRDLKASNVLLDKEMNPKISDFGMARIFSGNELEANTNRLVGTYGYMSPEYVMEGAFSVKSDTYSFGVLLLEMVSGLKISSPHRIEGFSNLIEYAWNLWRDGNIEDFVDSSLMESCSLDEVARCIHIGLLCVQNSPNCRPLMSEVVFMLENKTTALPSPKKPMCFACRDSQPEKAGDNKELSINGMSLTTLGGR; encoded by the exons ATGGACATGGCCGCCCTCCTTCTTCTTCCCATTTTCGTCTTCATCATCACTTCACCCTGCCAATCGGAATCGGATGACACGCTCACACAAGCAAAGCCACTCTACCCCGGAGACACGCTCGTCTCCAGGAACGGTGTGTTCGCTCTTGGCTTCTTCTCCCCTTCCAACTCCAACGAGAGCTTGTACCTCGGGATCTGGTACCAGTACAACGGCACTCGTGATGTCACTGTGTGGGTCGCTAATCGCGACAACCCGGTCACCACCTCTGCGAAGCTCGCCATCACCAACGACCAACAGCTCGCGCTGCTGTCCGACTCCGGCCGTGCTCtatggacgacgacgacgacggcggcggcggcggccaccaccaccaccggagTTGTCGCGGTGCTACTCAACTCTGGAAACTTTGTCCTCCGGTCAGCCAACGGCGGCGGCACCGCCATATGGTGGCAAAGCTTCGACCACCCATCCGCCACCATCCTCCCGACGATGAAGGTTTTGCTCAGCTACAAGGGAATCGTGAACACGAGCATAGTCGCTTGCAAGAGCCCCGGCGACATGTCCCCCGGGGACTTCTCCGGCAGCATCGATCCCAGCTCAAACCTCCAGTTCTTCGTTTGGAACAGCGGCCGGCCCTACTACCGCATCAGTTTTTTCGACGACGTCTCAGTGTTCAgcttcggcggcggcgctaCCTCCGCCGTCGTGCACCCGTCGGTGATCAACACAGGTGACGAGGTCTACTACACGTACAACGTCAACGTCTCCCACCACGGCTCACCGTTGACGCGTGTTTTGCTCAAGCACGACGGCAGCATGAGCCTCCTGACCCGGCAGAACAGCAACACTACGTCCTCACAGTGGACACCCAGCTTTGAGCGTCCCGGCCCTGGCTGCGACCTCTACGCGTCGTGCGGCGCGTTCGGCTACTGCGACCACACAGAGGCTGTGCCAAGCTGCCGGTGCCTCGATGGGTTCGAGCCCATCGACGGCCTCGACATTTCCAGGGGATGCCGGAGGAACGACGCGCTGGAGTGCGGCGGAGGGGAGGACCGTTTCGTGACTTTGCCCGGGATGACGGTTCCCGATAAGTTCTTGCAGATCGGCAACACAACCTTGGAGCAGTGCGCCGCCGAGTGCAGCGCGAACTGCTCTTGCACGGCGTATGCTTACGTCAACGTGAGCAGCGCCGGCGCTTTGGTCGACACGTCGATGAGGTGCCTGCTTTGGACGGGAGATCTCGTCGACACAGGGAAAGCATCAGCTGCCAGCTCTGGTCAGAACCTGTACCTCCGGCTTGCCAGATCTCATG TTCAACACAAGAGAATCTCACTAAAATTTTTGCTTCCGATCATAGCATGCCTGCTGCTTCTTGCATCCATAGCTTTCTTCTTGACATGCAAATACAGAG CAGGCAAACGGCAAAAGAAGAAAACAGAGAGGAGAAAGATGCTAGAGTATTTGAGGTCTACGGATGAAGCTGGGGAAAATTTGGAGTCTCCATTTATTAGCTTTGAAGACATTGTCGCAGCAACTGACAATTTCGCGGACTCCAATGAGCTTGGGAAGGGAGGATTTGGCAAGGTTTACAAG GGAGTGTTGCAAGGTACCAAGGAAGTAGCTGTCAAAAGACTTAGCAAGGGTTCAGGACAAGGCACAGAGGAGTTTCGAAATGAAGCAGTCTTGATTGCAAATTTGCAACACAAGAACCTAGTTAAGCTTATTGGTTGTTGCGTTCACCAAGATGAGAAGCTGTTGGTTTATGAATACTTGCCCAACAAGAGCTTGGATTACTTCATTTTTG ACTCTGCAAGAAAGCACGTGCTTCCATGGCCAATAAGGTGTAAGATAATGCAAGGGATAGCTAGAGGAATTTTGTATCTGCATCAGGATTCAAGATTAACAATAATCCATAGAGATCTCAAGGCAAGCAACGTCTTGTTGGATAAGGAGATGAACCCCAAGATATCAGATTTTGGTATGGCAAGGATATTCAGTGGCAACGAGCTTGAAGCAAATACTAATCGTCTTGTTGGGACATA TGGTTACATGTCCCCTGAGTATGTGATGGAAGGCGCCTTTTCAGTTAAGTCAGACACCTACAGCTTTGGTGTTTTATTGTTGGAGATGGTTAGTGGACTAAAGATCAGCTCACCACATCGCATCGAGGGTTTTTCTAACCTCATAGAATAT GCATGGAATTTATGGAGAGATGGCAACATAGAAGACTTTGTTGACTCATCTCTTATGGAGAGTTGCTCCCTCGACGAAGTTGCAAGATGCATCCATATAGGACTGTTGTGTGTTCAAAACAGCCCGAATTGTAGGCCACTCATGTCAgaagttgtgtttatgttggagAACAAAACCACGGCACTCCCATCACCAAAAAAACCCATGTGTTTCGCATGTAGGGATTCCCAACCTGAAAAGGCCGGCGACAACAAGGAATTGTCCATTAATGGCATGAGCCTCACAACGCTAGGGGGGCGCTAG
- the LOC8074760 gene encoding G-type lectin S-receptor-like serine/threonine-protein kinase B120, whose product MMYSAIFILIFLSSLCRSDDQLTHTKPLFPKDTLISAGRDFALGFFSPTNSSNKLYIGIWYNNLPERTVVWIANRDSPITAPTSAKLAISNNSGLVLSDSQGHIFWTATSNTSGGPGAFAVLLSSGNFVLRSPNDMDIWQSFDHPTDTILPTMRLMLSYKSQPATHLFAWKGPDDPSTGDISISMDPGSSGLQMFIWNGTLPYFRSSVVSDVLVSRGVYQTNSTSATYQAMIVDTGDELYYTFTVLAGSPYLRILLHYTGKTRLLIWENSTSSWAVIGEAPSVGCDLYASCGPFGYCDRTKAMPTCQCPDGFELVDSLNFSRGCQRKEELKCRTENYFLTMPNMKIPDKFLYIRNRTFDQCAAECARNCSCIAYAYSNLSAAGIMGEASRCLVWTHHLIDMEKASLLENLYIRLGESPGTLKKSTFLKILLPTIACLLLLTITALVWTCKGRGKWHKKKVQKRMMLEYLSSTDEAGGKNIEFPFITFENIVTATDNFSDSNMLGKGGFGKVYKGMLEGTKEVAIKRLSKSSGQGAKEFRNEVVLIAKLQHKNLVKLLGCCVHEDEKLLVYEYLPNKSLDYFLFDSARKSMLQWQTRFKIIYGVARGIMYLHHDSRLTIIHRDLKASNILLDKDMSPKISDFGMARIFSADQLQANTNRVVGTYGYMSPEYAMEGAFSVKSDTYSFGVLMLEIISGLKISSPHLIMDFPNLRAYAWNMWKEGKIEDLVDSSVMENCSPDEVSRCIHIGLLCVQDDPSCRPLMSVVVSMLENKTTPLPTPNQPTYFALRDSYRPEKAVDNKEFSVNDMSLTVLEGR is encoded by the exons ATGATGTATAGTGCCATCTTCATCCTCATATTCTTGAGTTCACTCTGTCGATCCGACGATCAGCTGACACATACAAAGCCGCTCTTTCCCAAAGACACTCTCATCTCGGCGGGCAGAGACTTTGCTCTTGGCTTCTTTTCTCCTACCAATTCAAGCAACAAGTTATACATTGGAATTTGGTACAACAATCTCCCAGAGCGCACGGTGGTATGGATCGCCAACCGTGACAGCCCAATCACCGCGCCTACATCAGCGAAGCTCGCCATCTCAAACAATTCAGGGCTGGTGTTGTCAGACTCCCAAGGGCACATCTTTTGGACGGCAACGAGCAACACAAGTGGAGGTCCTGGAGCTTTTGCAGTATTACTCAGCTCAGGAAACTTTGTCCTTCGATCGCCGAATGACATGGACATATGGCAAAGCTTTGATCACCCCACCGATACAATTCTTCCAACCATGAGGCTTATGCTAAGCTACAAGTCACAACCGGCAACACACCTCTTTGCTTGGAAGGGCCCTGACGATCCATCAACCGGGGACATCTCTATCAGCATGGATCCGGGCTCCTCAGGCCTTCAGATGTTCATTTGGAATGGGACTTTGCCATACTTCCGTTCTTCTGTTGTTAGTGATGTCCTAGTATCCCGTGGCGTATACCAGACCAACAGTACCTCAGCCACGTACCAAGCGATGATAGTTGACACAGGGGATGAGTTGTACTATACGTTCACAGTCTTAGCTGGTTCACCCTACTTGCGAATATTACTTCACTACACAGGCAAGACGAGGCTCCTGATCTGGGAAAATAGCACATCATCCTGGGCAGTCATTGGTGAGGCCCCTAGTGTTGGCTGTGATCTCTACGCCTCTTGTGGCCCGTTCGGCTATTGCGATCGCACGAAGGCAATGCCGACATGCCAGTGCCCTGATGGTTTTGAGCTGGTCGACAGTCTCAACTTCTCTAGAGGATGCCAGAGAAAGGAAGAGCTAAAATGCCGAACAGAGAACTATTTCTTGACCATGCCTAATATGAAGATTCCTGACAAGTTCTTATACATTAGGAATAGAACCTTTGACCAGTGTGCAGCAGAGTGCGCCAGAAACTGCTCCTGTATAGCATATGCCTATTCCAACCTAAGCGCTGCTGGCATTATGGGCGAAGCATCAAGGTGTTTGGTTTGGACTCACCATCTTATTGACATGGAGAAGGCCAGTCTTTTAGAGAACTTGTACATCCGGCTTGGCGAATCTCCTGGTACGCTT AAGAAGAGCACTTTTCTGAAAATTTTGCTCCCAACTATAGCATGTCTGCTGCTACTAACAATCACCGCTCTTGTTTGGACATGTAAAGGCAGAG GCAAATGGCATAAGAAGAAAGTCCAGAAGAGAATGATGCTAGAATACTTGAGTTCTACAGATGAAGCTGGGGGAAAGAATATAGAGTTCCCATTTATTACATTTGAAAACATTGTCACAGCAACAGACAATTTCTCTGACAGCAATATGCTTGGGAAAGGAGGTTTTGGCAAAGTATACAAG GGAATGTTGGAAGGAACCAAAGAAGTAGCCATCAAGAGACTGAGCAAGAGTTCTGGGCAAGGTGCCAAGGAGTTCAGGAATGAAGTAGTTTTGATTGCAAAGTTGCAGCACAAGAACCTAGTTAAGCTTCTTGGTTGCTGTGTTCATGAAGATGAGAAGCTGTTAGTTTATGAGTACTTGCCCAACAAAAGCTTGGATTACTTCCTCTTTG ATTCTGCAAGAAAATCAATGCTTCAGTGGCAAACAAGGTTCAAGATAATCTATGGGGTGGCTAGAGGAATTATGTATCTTCATCATGACTCGAGATTAACAATAATTCATAGAGATCTCAAAGCTAGCAACATCTTGCTAGATAAGGACATGAGCCCAAAGATATCAGATTTCGGCATGGCTAGAATATTCAGTGCCGACCAGCTCCAAGCAAATACTAACAGAGTTGTAGGGACATA TGGTTACATGTCTCCTGAATATGCAATGGAAGGTGCCTTTTCAGTCAAGTCTGACACCTACAGTTTTGGTGTTTTAATGCTGGAGATTATAAGTGGTTTAAAGATCAGCTCACCACATCTTATCATGGATTTTCCTAACCTTAGAGCATAT GCATGGAACATGTGGAAAGAAGGGAAAATAGAAGATCTGGTGGACTCATCAGTCATGGAGAATTGCTCCCCTGATGAAGTTTCACGATGTATCCATATAGGACTCTTGTGTGTTCAAGACGATCCGAGTTGCAGGCCACTCATGTCGGTGGTTGTGTCCATGCTGGAAAACAAAACGACGCCACTTCCAACTCCAAATCAACCTACATATTTTGCACTTAGGGACTCCTACCGACCTGAAAAGGCAGTTGACAACAAGGAATTCTCTGTAAATGATATGAGTCTCACTGTGCTAGAGGGCCGTTAG